A region of Spiribacter roseus DNA encodes the following proteins:
- the tsaA gene encoding tRNA (N6-threonylcarbamoyladenosine(37)-N6)-methyltransferase TrmO, giving the protein MDIHPIAYLRSDFEGRFGTPRQPGLVPAARAELRLEPPYNDASALRGLETCSHCWLVFGFHAISPGPWRPTVRPPRLGGNQRLGVFATRSPFRPNGLGLSLARIEALLSPPGRGLALRGCDLMDGTPIFDIKPYLPAIESLPDARPPAGLGETGPGLVVEWQAEARAALANAPAHLGALIEQTLAADPRPAYHQQRGRSRYGMRLSGHEVRWTVTDAGARVIAVTPLEDSGRD; this is encoded by the coding sequence ATGGATATCCACCCCATCGCCTATCTGCGCAGTGATTTCGAGGGCCGCTTCGGCACGCCGCGTCAGCCCGGTCTGGTCCCCGCCGCGCGCGCCGAGCTGCGCCTCGAGCCGCCTTACAACGACGCCAGCGCGCTGCGCGGCCTCGAGACCTGCTCGCACTGCTGGCTGGTGTTCGGCTTCCATGCCATCAGCCCGGGACCCTGGCGACCGACGGTCCGCCCTCCCCGGCTGGGCGGCAATCAACGCCTTGGGGTGTTCGCGACGCGCTCGCCGTTCCGGCCCAACGGGCTGGGTCTGTCGCTGGCGCGCATCGAGGCATTGCTGAGCCCACCCGGTCGGGGGCTCGCCCTGCGGGGCTGTGACCTGATGGACGGCACCCCGATTTTCGATATCAAGCCCTACCTGCCCGCCATCGAGTCACTGCCCGACGCCCGGCCACCGGCGGGCCTGGGTGAGACGGGCCCTGGGTTGGTGGTGGAGTGGCAGGCCGAGGCACGGGCGGCGCTGGCGAACGCCCCGGCGCACCTCGGTGCGCTGATCGAGCAGACTCTGGCGGCGGATCCGCGACCGGCCTACCACCAGCAGCGCGGGCGCAGCCGCTATGGCATGCGCCTGTCAGGCCATGAAGTGCGCTGGACGGTCACCGACGCCGGCGCGCGGGTGATCGCCGTCACGCCGCTTGAGGACAGCGGGCGCGATTAG
- the purB gene encoding adenylosuccinate lyase, whose protein sequence is MELSQLTAISPIDGRYGRKTQALRSLVSEYGLIRHRVLVEVEWLKALAAEDAIAEVPPLSDSAARALTRIAADFDEADAERVKAIEATTNHDVKAVEYFIKTAMAGHAELAPITEFVHFACTSEDINNLAYALMLRRARNDVLLPDADQIIQRLRALAHEHADVAMLARTHGQPASPTTLGKEFANVAARLQRQRDQLAAVPILGKINGAVGNFNAHLSAYPTVDWPSFSKHYVENLGLDYNAYTTQIEPHDGIAELFDTLARFNTVGIDLVRDLWGYIAFGYFRQRTVEGEIGSSTMPHKVNPIDFENAEGNYGVANALLEHLARKLPVSRWQRDLTDSTVLRNVGVGLAQTGVANASLIRGLDKIAVNHARIAADLDDNWEVLAEAIQTVMRRYGIDEPYEKLKALTRGKRVDSAALQAFVDELALPEAVRDELRALTPARYTGLAASLASDLGQPRD, encoded by the coding sequence ATGGAACTCAGTCAGCTTACCGCCATTTCCCCCATCGACGGTCGCTATGGCCGCAAGACGCAGGCCCTGCGCTCGCTGGTCAGTGAGTATGGGTTGATCCGCCATCGCGTGCTGGTCGAAGTCGAATGGCTCAAGGCGCTCGCCGCCGAGGATGCCATCGCCGAGGTGCCGCCCCTGTCGGACAGCGCGGCGCGGGCGCTGACCCGCATCGCCGCCGATTTCGACGAGGCGGATGCCGAACGGGTCAAGGCCATCGAGGCCACCACCAACCACGACGTCAAGGCCGTAGAGTACTTCATCAAGACCGCCATGGCCGGGCATGCGGAGCTGGCTCCGATCACCGAGTTCGTGCATTTCGCCTGTACATCCGAGGACATCAACAACCTGGCCTACGCGCTCATGCTGCGCCGTGCGCGCAATGATGTATTGCTGCCGGATGCGGATCAAATCATCCAGCGTCTGCGCGCGCTCGCCCACGAGCATGCCGATGTGGCGATGCTGGCCCGCACCCATGGTCAGCCCGCCTCGCCGACCACCCTCGGTAAGGAATTCGCCAACGTCGCCGCCCGCCTCCAGCGCCAGCGCGACCAGCTGGCGGCGGTGCCGATCCTCGGCAAGATCAATGGCGCGGTGGGCAACTTCAACGCCCACCTGAGCGCCTACCCGACGGTGGATTGGCCCAGTTTTTCAAAGCATTACGTCGAAAACCTGGGACTGGACTACAACGCCTACACCACCCAGATCGAACCCCACGACGGCATCGCCGAGCTGTTCGACACACTGGCGCGGTTCAACACCGTGGGCATCGATCTGGTGCGCGATCTGTGGGGCTATATCGCCTTTGGCTATTTCCGCCAGCGCACCGTCGAGGGCGAGATCGGCTCGTCGACCATGCCGCACAAGGTCAACCCCATCGACTTCGAGAACGCCGAGGGCAACTACGGCGTCGCCAACGCCCTGCTCGAGCATCTCGCCCGCAAGCTGCCGGTGTCGCGCTGGCAGCGGGACCTGACCGACTCCACGGTGCTGCGCAACGTCGGCGTGGGGCTTGCCCAGACGGGCGTCGCCAATGCCTCGCTGATCCGTGGCCTGGACAAGATCGCGGTCAACCACGCGCGCATCGCCGCCGATCTGGACGATAACTGGGAGGTCCTCGCCGAGGCGATCCAGACGGTGATGCGGCGCTACGGGATCGACGAGCCCTACGAAAAGCTCAAGGCCCTGACCCGCGGCAAGCGCGTGGACAGCGCCGCCCTACAGGCGTTCGTCGACGAGCTGGCACTGCCTGAGGCCGTGCGCGACGAGCTCAGGGCGTTGACGCCGGCCCGTTATACGGGGCTCGCGGCATCGCTTGCCAGCGATCTCGGACAACCGCGCGATTGA
- a CDS encoding CocE/NonD family hydrolase — protein sequence MTDIRIDEDVLIPMSDGVTLSARIWRPLSADAQPVPAVLETIPYRKRDHTRPRDETLHRWLAERGYASVRVDIRGSGESGGVLENEYLARELEDGYALIEWLAAQPWCDGGVGMIGISWGGFNGLQIAAMQPPALKAVVSVCATDDRYADDIHTMGGCLLSDNLSWSSVMFAFNSLPPDPQLRGQGWRSIWQQRLEANAPWLMEWLEHPQRDDYWRHGSVCEDYAAIRCPVLAVSGWADGYTNAVFRLLANLEVPCQGIVGPWSHRYPHLGEPGPAIGFQSLVTDWWDRWLKGERNGVDEAPRLRAWIQDADPPATAYGERPGRWVAEAHWPTPAVQVRTLHPHGDGSLAQTPANDSAGRLRLDSPLGLGLFAGKWCSYADGPDLPDDQRKEMSGGLVFETEPLEAPLELLGAPRLRIRLRAEQPCGQIIVRLCDTAPDGATTRVSYGVLNLRHREGHDRPQDLVAGSDYDVSVPLNHLGHRFAVGHRLQMALSTAYWPLIWPEPEAGPLSIDPAATGLELPVRAPTGPDHSPVFPAAPDYAPLRAVQRVAPTQAWRVHHELGGNAASLEVIQDNGTRTLEDVDLTLGDATREVYHQVEGDPARVSGEVVADFQLGRGDWQVATRTRTRLEADAEAFYLSAELDAWESDRRVFSRNWQRRIPRRDG from the coding sequence ATGACCGACATCCGTATCGACGAAGATGTGCTCATCCCGATGAGTGACGGGGTCACGCTCTCGGCCCGGATCTGGCGGCCGCTGAGCGCCGATGCGCAACCCGTACCGGCGGTCCTCGAGACCATCCCCTACCGCAAGCGCGATCACACCCGCCCGCGTGATGAGACGCTGCATCGCTGGCTGGCCGAACGGGGCTATGCCAGCGTGCGGGTGGACATCCGTGGCAGTGGCGAGTCCGGTGGCGTGCTCGAAAACGAGTATCTGGCCCGTGAGCTCGAGGACGGCTACGCGCTCATCGAGTGGCTCGCCGCCCAACCCTGGTGTGACGGCGGGGTGGGGATGATCGGCATCTCCTGGGGAGGGTTCAACGGCCTGCAGATCGCCGCCATGCAGCCGCCCGCCCTCAAGGCCGTGGTGAGCGTCTGCGCCACCGATGACCGCTACGCCGATGACATTCACACCATGGGCGGGTGCCTGCTGAGTGACAATCTGTCCTGGTCATCGGTGATGTTCGCGTTCAACAGCCTGCCGCCGGATCCTCAGCTGAGGGGCCAGGGCTGGCGCTCAATCTGGCAGCAACGGCTCGAGGCCAATGCGCCCTGGCTGATGGAGTGGCTCGAACACCCGCAGCGCGATGATTACTGGCGGCATGGCTCGGTGTGCGAAGACTATGCGGCGATCCGCTGCCCGGTGCTGGCGGTGAGTGGCTGGGCGGATGGTTATACGAATGCCGTGTTCCGTCTGCTGGCCAATCTCGAAGTGCCGTGTCAGGGCATCGTCGGCCCCTGGAGTCATCGCTATCCGCACCTCGGCGAGCCCGGCCCGGCGATCGGGTTTCAATCGCTGGTCACGGACTGGTGGGATCGCTGGCTGAAAGGCGAGCGCAACGGCGTCGATGAGGCGCCGCGGCTGCGCGCCTGGATCCAGGATGCCGACCCGCCGGCGACGGCCTATGGCGAGCGCCCCGGGCGCTGGGTGGCCGAGGCGCACTGGCCGACGCCCGCGGTGCAGGTCCGCACGCTCCACCCCCACGGCGACGGGTCGCTGGCGCAGACGCCCGCCAACGACAGCGCCGGGCGCCTGCGCCTTGACTCGCCGCTGGGACTGGGGCTGTTCGCGGGCAAATGGTGCAGCTACGCCGATGGACCGGACCTACCCGATGATCAGCGCAAGGAGATGAGCGGCGGGCTGGTGTTTGAGACCGAGCCCCTGGAGGCGCCACTGGAGCTGCTGGGCGCGCCCCGGCTGCGGATCCGCCTGCGCGCCGAACAGCCATGCGGCCAGATCATCGTGCGGCTCTGTGACACGGCGCCGGATGGCGCAACCACCCGGGTGAGCTATGGGGTGCTCAACCTGCGTCACCGCGAGGGCCACGATCGGCCGCAGGACCTGGTGGCGGGCAGTGACTATGACGTGAGTGTGCCGCTGAACCACCTCGGCCACCGGTTCGCCGTCGGTCATCGGCTGCAGATGGCGCTGTCGACGGCCTACTGGCCGCTCATCTGGCCCGAGCCCGAGGCCGGCCCGCTCTCGATCGATCCCGCCGCGACGGGCCTCGAGCTGCCGGTGCGGGCGCCGACCGGCCCGGACCATTCGCCGGTGTTCCCAGCGGCGCCCGACTATGCCCCCCTGCGCGCCGTCCAGCGGGTCGCTCCCACGCAGGCCTGGCGGGTGCATCACGAACTGGGCGGCAACGCGGCGAGCCTCGAGGTGATCCAGGACAATGGCACGCGCACGCTGGAGGACGTCGATCTGACCCTGGGTGACGCGACCCGCGAGGTCTATCACCAGGTGGAAGGCGATCCGGCCCGGGTCAGTGGCGAGGTGGTGGCCGACTTTCAGCTCGGCCGCGGTGACTGGCAGGTCGCCACGCGGACCCGGACCCGGCTCGAGGCCGACGCCGAGGCCTTTTATCTGAGCGCCGAGCTGGATGCCTGGGAGTCGGACCGCCGGGTGTTCTCGCGCAACTGGCAGCGGCGGATTCCGCGTCGCGACGGCTAA
- a CDS encoding class II fumarate hydratase: protein MSEQGFRTESDSMGELQVPAEALYGAQTQRAVDNFAISGLPMPRRFIQALGRVKASTAQANQSLGDLDAAIAGAITQAAERVAEGEHDAQFPVDVFQTGSGTSSNMNANEVIARLATESLGSPVHPNDHVNMSQSSNDVIPTAIHVAATLACAEELLPALDHLAATLERRAEDLSDVTTTGRTHLMDAMPVTLGQSIGGWAFQIRQGEVRIRSAMERVRALAQGGTAVGTGINARPGFADAVAAALTERSGVSFYPTPNRFEGLSTQDAAVELSGQLKTVAVSLMKISNDLRWMNSGPLAGLGEIALPALQPGSSIMPGKVNPVIPEAVAQVCAQVIGNDTTITVAGQSGNFQLNVMLPVVAHNLLESISLLANASTALADRAVAGFSVNRKRLEAALGRNPILVTALNTEIGYELGAKIAKRAYAEGRPLMDLAREMTDLSDDELERLLDPRALTAGGIPGAD, encoded by the coding sequence ATGAGTGAGCAGGGATTTCGGACCGAATCGGACAGCATGGGCGAGCTGCAGGTGCCCGCCGAGGCCCTTTATGGCGCCCAGACCCAGCGTGCCGTCGATAACTTCGCCATCAGCGGGCTGCCCATGCCGCGGCGGTTCATCCAGGCGCTGGGGCGGGTCAAGGCCTCGACCGCGCAGGCCAACCAGTCCCTGGGGGATCTTGATGCGGCCATCGCCGGGGCCATCACCCAGGCCGCGGAGCGCGTTGCCGAGGGCGAACACGACGCCCAGTTCCCGGTGGATGTGTTCCAGACCGGTTCCGGGACCAGCAGCAACATGAACGCCAACGAGGTGATCGCACGCCTCGCCACCGAGTCACTGGGCTCGCCCGTGCACCCCAACGATCACGTCAACATGAGCCAGAGCAGCAATGACGTGATCCCCACCGCCATTCACGTCGCCGCCACCCTTGCCTGTGCCGAGGAGCTGCTGCCGGCGCTGGATCATCTGGCCGCGACCCTTGAGCGCCGCGCCGAAGACCTCAGTGACGTGACCACCACCGGCCGCACCCATCTCATGGACGCTATGCCGGTGACACTCGGCCAGTCGATCGGCGGCTGGGCGTTTCAGATCCGCCAGGGTGAGGTGCGGATCCGCTCGGCGATGGAACGGGTGCGTGCCCTGGCCCAGGGCGGCACGGCGGTGGGCACGGGCATCAACGCCCGCCCGGGGTTTGCCGATGCGGTGGCGGCGGCGCTCACCGAGCGTAGCGGCGTCAGCTTTTACCCCACGCCCAACCGGTTCGAGGGCCTGAGCACCCAGGACGCCGCCGTGGAGCTCTCCGGGCAGCTCAAGACCGTGGCCGTCAGCCTGATGAAGATCAGCAACGACCTGCGCTGGATGAACTCCGGGCCACTGGCGGGACTGGGCGAGATCGCCCTGCCGGCGCTGCAGCCGGGCAGCAGCATCATGCCGGGCAAGGTCAATCCGGTGATCCCGGAAGCGGTCGCACAGGTCTGCGCCCAGGTGATCGGTAACGACACCACCATCACTGTTGCCGGCCAGTCGGGGAATTTCCAGCTCAATGTGATGCTGCCGGTGGTGGCCCATAATCTGCTCGAGAGCATCTCGCTGCTGGCCAATGCGTCCACCGCGCTGGCGGATCGGGCGGTGGCCGGATTCAGTGTCAATCGCAAGCGGCTTGAAGCGGCGCTCGGCCGCAACCCCATCCTGGTGACGGCGCTGAACACCGAGATTGGTTATGAACTGGGCGCGAAGATCGCCAAGCGCGCCTATGCGGAGGGCCGGCCGCTGATGGACCTTGCCCGGGAGATGACGGATCTCTCCGACGATGAGCTTGAGCGCCTGCTCGACCCCCGGGCATTGACCGCCGGGGGCATCCCGGGCGCGGATTAA
- the rlmD gene encoding 23S rRNA (uracil(1939)-C(5))-methyltransferase RlmD, which yields MGGRRGRRLPQTPVELDIDRISHEGRGIGVNDGRTAFIQGALPGERVTADIRRQRRRQQEGQAVSVVGTPAADRVTPPCEFFGVCGGCSLQHMDPAAQVRHKESTLAELLEHTGRVSPARWLPPLTGPTAGYRRRARLGVKYVPRKGDRVLVGFRERFSPFVADIESCHVLDARVGPLIPALAQLIRALSMPDRIAQIEVAAGDEAVGLVFRNLRALTPADREALIAFGNAHDVLIFEQPGNESTVAPLGHDQSRLEYRLPEFDLRFAFAPTDFTQINAAINRQMVPQAIEQLALEPDSRVLDLFCGLGNFTLPIARHAAAVIGVEGDEPLVERGRENAALNGIDNARFAATDLTRIPPDADWLGEGIDRALLDPPRSGALEVLPSLDALGPSRIVYVSCGPSTLARDAGELVHRYGYRLEAAGLMDMFPHTGHAEAMAVFSR from the coding sequence ATGGGAGGACGACGCGGCCGACGCTTGCCCCAGACCCCGGTCGAGCTGGATATCGATCGCATCAGCCACGAGGGGCGCGGCATCGGTGTCAACGACGGTCGGACCGCGTTCATCCAGGGCGCACTGCCCGGCGAGCGGGTCACGGCTGATATCCGCCGTCAGCGCCGCCGCCAGCAGGAAGGTCAGGCCGTCTCGGTGGTCGGCACGCCGGCGGCCGATCGCGTGACCCCGCCGTGCGAGTTCTTCGGCGTCTGCGGCGGCTGCAGCCTGCAGCATATGGACCCCGCCGCCCAAGTCCGGCATAAGGAATCCACCCTCGCTGAGCTGCTCGAGCACACCGGTCGGGTGTCGCCGGCGCGCTGGCTGCCACCGCTCACCGGACCCACTGCCGGCTATCGACGGCGGGCCCGGCTGGGGGTGAAGTATGTGCCGCGCAAGGGCGACCGGGTGCTGGTGGGGTTTCGGGAGCGCTTCAGCCCGTTTGTCGCCGACATTGAATCCTGCCATGTACTGGATGCGCGGGTCGGCCCCCTGATCCCCGCACTGGCGCAGCTGATCCGGGCACTGAGCATGCCCGATCGTATCGCCCAGATCGAAGTGGCCGCCGGTGATGAGGCGGTGGGGCTGGTGTTCCGCAACCTGCGCGCCCTGACCCCGGCGGACCGCGAAGCGCTGATCGCGTTTGGCAACGCCCACGATGTGCTGATCTTTGAGCAGCCCGGCAATGAGTCCACCGTGGCGCCGCTGGGGCATGATCAGTCACGGCTTGAATACCGGCTGCCGGAATTCGATTTGCGGTTCGCCTTTGCGCCCACCGACTTCACGCAGATCAACGCCGCGATCAACCGACAGATGGTCCCGCAGGCCATCGAGCAGCTCGCCCTCGAGCCGGACAGTCGGGTGCTGGATCTGTTCTGCGGGTTGGGCAACTTCACCCTGCCCATCGCCCGGCATGCCGCGGCGGTGATCGGTGTCGAGGGCGATGAGCCGCTGGTCGAGCGGGGCCGTGAGAACGCCGCCCTCAATGGCATTGATAATGCGCGCTTCGCCGCCACCGACCTGACCCGCATCCCGCCGGATGCCGACTGGCTGGGCGAGGGCATTGATCGGGCCCTGCTTGATCCGCCCCGCTCGGGCGCGCTCGAAGTGCTGCCCAGCCTGGACGCGCTCGGCCCGTCGCGTATCGTCTATGTGTCCTGCGGGCCGTCGACCCTCGCCCGCGATGCCGGTGAACTGGTGCACCGCTATGGCTATCGGCTTGAGGCGGCCGGGCTGATGGACATGTTCCCGCACACCGGCCACGCCGAGGCAATGGCGGTTTTCAGCCGCTGA
- the cysM gene encoding cysteine synthase CysM, with the protein MTYPSVDQCVGNTPLVRLQRLADTGSNTVLLKLEGNNPAGSVKDRPAMNMITQAERRGEIRPGDTLIEATSGNTGIALAMAAAVKGYRMVLIMPENMTVERRASMRAYGAELVLVTQAEGMEGARDVALRMQAEGKGRVLDQFSNPDNWGAHYNGTGPEVWRDTGGAVTHFVASMGTTGTTMGVSRYLKEQNPGVQIVGAQPREGASIPGIRKWPEAYLPAIFESHRVDRVVEVAQDEAETMTRRLAAEEGIFAGISSGGTLWAALQIAQEVENATIVSIVCDRGDRYLSSGVFPDQ; encoded by the coding sequence ATGACATATCCAAGCGTTGATCAATGCGTCGGTAACACCCCGCTGGTGCGCCTCCAGCGGCTTGCGGATACCGGTTCGAACACGGTGCTGCTCAAGCTCGAGGGCAATAACCCGGCCGGCTCGGTCAAGGACCGGCCGGCCATGAACATGATCACCCAGGCTGAGCGGCGGGGCGAGATCCGCCCCGGCGATACCCTGATCGAGGCCACCAGCGGCAACACCGGCATCGCGCTGGCCATGGCGGCGGCGGTCAAGGGCTATCGCATGGTGCTGATCATGCCCGAGAACATGACCGTCGAGCGGCGCGCCTCGATGCGTGCCTACGGGGCCGAACTGGTGCTGGTCACCCAGGCCGAGGGCATGGAGGGCGCCCGCGACGTGGCGCTGCGCATGCAGGCCGAGGGCAAGGGCCGGGTCCTTGATCAGTTCTCCAACCCCGATAACTGGGGCGCTCACTACAATGGCACCGGCCCCGAGGTGTGGCGTGACACCGGCGGCGCGGTGACCCATTTCGTGGCCTCCATGGGCACGACGGGGACGACCATGGGGGTATCGCGGTATCTCAAGGAGCAGAACCCCGGGGTACAGATCGTCGGCGCTCAGCCCCGCGAGGGGGCGAGCATCCCCGGCATCCGCAAATGGCCCGAGGCGTATCTGCCGGCGATCTTCGAGTCACACCGCGTCGATCGGGTGGTCGAAGTGGCGCAGGACGAGGCCGAGACGATGACCCGCCGCCTGGCCGCCGAGGAGGGCATCTTCGCGGGGATTTCCAGCGGCGGCACCCTGTGGGCCGCGCTGCAGATCGCGCAAGAGGTCGAGAACGCGACCATCGTGAGCATCGTCTGCGATCGCGGTGACCGCTATCTGTCGAGCGGCGTGTTCCCCGATCAATGA
- a CDS encoding RibD family protein encodes MNGPITACYPDPGATRPLTGLYLDHALPDRGRHGPFIYANYIASLDGRISVPADTGGQGVPESIANARDWRLFQELAGQADLLLSSGRYLRDLEAGTAQDSLPIGIDDAFSDIRAWRVRHGLAPQPDVAVLSAGLDFAVPRRLLDQGRRVIVITGESVPDSRVQAHERAGTEVIVLPNVERPGGAALVTALQALAYRRIYTVAGPFVLHTLLGADGLDTLFLTTVHRLIGGQPFASLCEGDLLAETGDFQLASMHLDAHGPGGCTQTFSRYDRTPGP; translated from the coding sequence ATGAATGGACCCATCACTGCCTGTTACCCCGACCCCGGCGCGACGCGCCCGCTCACCGGCCTTTATCTGGACCATGCCCTGCCCGACCGCGGTCGTCATGGGCCGTTCATCTACGCCAACTACATCGCAAGCCTGGATGGGCGCATCAGCGTCCCCGCAGACACAGGCGGCCAGGGGGTGCCGGAGAGCATCGCCAATGCCCGGGACTGGCGGCTGTTCCAGGAGCTCGCCGGGCAGGCGGACCTGCTGCTGAGCTCGGGCCGATATCTGCGCGACCTCGAGGCCGGCACCGCCCAGGACAGCCTGCCCATCGGCATCGATGACGCATTCAGCGACATTCGCGCCTGGCGCGTTCGCCACGGGCTGGCTCCGCAGCCGGACGTCGCGGTACTCAGCGCCGGACTCGATTTTGCCGTTCCGAGGCGTCTGCTCGACCAGGGCCGACGGGTGATTGTGATCACCGGCGAATCCGTGCCTGACAGCCGCGTGCAGGCCCATGAGCGGGCTGGCACTGAAGTGATCGTTCTGCCAAATGTCGAGCGCCCGGGCGGCGCCGCGCTGGTCACCGCCCTCCAGGCACTGGCCTATCGGCGCATTTACACCGTGGCCGGCCCATTCGTCCTGCACACCCTGCTGGGGGCGGACGGGCTCGACACGCTTTTCCTGACCACCGTGCATCGGCTGATCGGCGGCCAGCCGTTCGCGAGCCTCTGCGAGGGCGATCTGCTGGCCGAAACCGGCGATTTCCAGTTGGCGTCGATGCATCTCGACGCCCACGGCCCCGGCGGCTGCACGCAGACGTTCAGCCGCTACGACAGGACGCCCGGCCCTTAA
- a CDS encoding NUDIX domain-containing protein: protein MPRDYEIIARETVHDGFFQVSRFTLRHALFAGGQSELLVRERLERGNAVAVLPYDPWLDQVVLVEQFRVGALETGFGPWVLETIAGIIEPGERDEDVAHRETREEADCALGELMPIAHYLVSPGGSSQTARVYCAPVDSRDLRREGHGHPDEGEDIRVHVVPADEAIAMLDSGALTAAMPIIALQWLALNRAVVRDRWQAMPRAPYNGPASTP from the coding sequence ATGCCCCGAGACTACGAAATCATCGCCCGCGAGACCGTCCATGACGGGTTCTTTCAGGTGAGCCGCTTCACCCTGCGCCATGCCCTGTTCGCCGGCGGGCAGAGCGAGCTCCTGGTGCGTGAGCGCCTTGAACGGGGCAACGCCGTCGCCGTCCTGCCCTATGACCCGTGGCTCGATCAGGTGGTGCTGGTCGAGCAGTTCCGGGTCGGCGCCCTCGAGACCGGGTTCGGCCCTTGGGTGCTCGAGACCATCGCCGGCATCATCGAGCCGGGCGAACGGGATGAGGATGTCGCCCACCGGGAGACGCGCGAGGAGGCGGACTGCGCCCTGGGCGAGCTGATGCCCATCGCCCACTATCTGGTCAGCCCCGGGGGCAGTTCCCAGACGGCCCGGGTCTACTGTGCGCCGGTGGACAGCCGCGATCTGCGCCGCGAAGGCCATGGCCATCCCGACGAGGGCGAGGACATCCGGGTCCATGTGGTGCCGGCGGACGAGGCGATTGCCATGCTCGACAGCGGCGCGCTCACCGCCGCCATGCCGATCATTGCCCTGCAGTGGCTTGCGCTCAATCGCGCGGTTGTCCGAGATCGCTGGCAAGCGATGCCGCGAGCCCCGTATAACGGGCCGGCGTCAACGCCCTGA
- a CDS encoding 3'-5' exonuclease has protein sequence MNVFAFDIETVPDVAGGRRLHGLDGLDDHDAAEALLAMRREETGSDFLRLPLHRVVVISVAALIGDRFTVFSLGEGGDDEARLIDRFFDGIERYVPRLISWNGSGFDLPVLHYRALMHGLSAPRYWETGATDRDFRFNNYHNRFHDRHTDLMDVLAGYSGRAVAPLDQVATLCGLPGKLGMSGADVRHQIDAGHFAAVRDYCEHDVLNTYLLWLRFRRLRGELDATDYDRECARVREALTEADKPHLEQFLNAWTG, from the coding sequence ATGAACGTCTTCGCCTTTGATATCGAGACCGTGCCCGATGTGGCCGGTGGCCGTCGCCTGCATGGCCTGGACGGGCTGGATGACCACGATGCCGCTGAGGCGCTGCTCGCCATGCGCCGCGAAGAGACCGGTTCGGATTTTCTGCGCCTGCCGCTGCACCGTGTGGTGGTGATCTCGGTGGCGGCGCTGATCGGTGACCGGTTCACCGTGTTCTCGCTGGGCGAGGGCGGCGATGACGAGGCGCGCCTGATCGACCGGTTCTTCGATGGGATCGAGCGCTACGTGCCGCGTCTGATCAGCTGGAATGGCAGCGGGTTCGATCTGCCGGTCCTGCACTACCGGGCGCTGATGCACGGCCTGAGCGCGCCGCGCTACTGGGAGACGGGGGCCACCGACCGCGACTTTCGCTTCAACAACTACCACAACCGCTTTCACGACCGGCACACCGATCTGATGGATGTGCTGGCCGGCTACTCCGGGCGGGCGGTGGCGCCATTGGATCAGGTCGCCACGCTCTGCGGGCTGCCCGGCAAACTCGGGATGAGCGGCGCGGATGTGCGCCACCAGATCGATGCCGGCCACTTCGCCGCCGTGCGGGATTACTGCGAGCACGATGTGCTGAACACCTACCTGCTCTGGCTGCGGTTCCGGCGCCTGCGCGGTGAGCTCGACGCCACCGACTACGATCGGGAGTGTGCCCGTGTCCGCGAGGCGCTCACCGAGGCCGACAAGCCCCATCTCGAGCAGTTTCTCAACGCGTGGACGGGCTGA